A single genomic interval of uncultured Desulfobulbus sp. harbors:
- a CDS encoding CaiB/BaiF CoA-transferase family protein — MPAHEQPAAGPLPLAGIRVLELSHNIMGPVCGEILADMGAEVYKVERPGNGDDTRHLKGFGAGFFLCFNRNKKSLAIDLKRDQGRELLLRLVEQVDVLIENFAPGTVDRLGLGAEVCQKRNPRLIFCSLKGFMPGPYAHRMALDEVVQMMGGLAHMTGPTGRPMRAGASVTDILSGSFGVIGILAALYQRRQTGRGHKVQASLFESVAYLMGQHMAGAAVTGEVPPPMPERGRTWSVYELFTTRDGLQVFIGITSDRHWHRFCETFGFTDWTGDEQLATNQGRIEARDTFLPELQRRLQALTRAELMALAEKAAIPFAPVNQPMDLWEDVHMNLSGGLDAVALPGSGSVKLPKLPLRLDDHSLPLRLQPPRVGEGGEDILHLAGVNREEIDALRTAGVLSLGEFP; from the coding sequence ATGCCCGCACATGAGCAGCCAGCCGCCGGTCCATTGCCGCTTGCCGGGATACGCGTTCTCGAACTGAGCCACAACATCATGGGGCCGGTGTGCGGCGAGATCCTCGCGGACATGGGAGCGGAGGTCTACAAGGTCGAGCGACCGGGAAACGGCGACGATACCCGGCATCTCAAGGGGTTTGGCGCCGGTTTTTTTCTCTGTTTCAACCGCAATAAAAAAAGCCTGGCCATTGACCTGAAGCGGGACCAGGGACGGGAACTGCTGCTCAGGCTGGTGGAACAGGTCGATGTCCTGATAGAAAATTTTGCGCCGGGTACGGTTGACCGGCTCGGCCTCGGCGCCGAGGTTTGCCAAAAACGAAATCCCCGGTTAATCTTCTGTTCCCTCAAGGGGTTCATGCCCGGGCCCTATGCCCATCGCATGGCCCTGGACGAGGTGGTGCAGATGATGGGGGGATTGGCCCATATGACGGGGCCCACCGGCCGGCCGATGCGGGCCGGTGCCTCGGTCACCGATATTCTCAGCGGCAGCTTCGGTGTCATCGGCATCCTAGCCGCACTGTATCAGCGGCGGCAGACCGGGCGAGGGCACAAGGTGCAGGCCTCGCTGTTTGAATCCGTGGCCTATCTCATGGGGCAGCATATGGCCGGAGCAGCGGTGACCGGCGAGGTGCCGCCGCCCATGCCCGAGCGCGGTCGCACCTGGTCGGTCTATGAGCTGTTCACCACCCGTGATGGGTTGCAGGTCTTCATCGGCATCACCTCGGATCGCCACTGGCACCGTTTCTGCGAGACCTTCGGCTTTACCGATTGGACCGGCGACGAACAGTTGGCAACCAACCAGGGGCGGATCGAGGCCAGGGACACCTTCCTGCCCGAACTGCAGCGGCGCCTGCAGGCCCTGACCCGAGCCGAACTGATGGCCCTGGCCGAAAAGGCGGCCATTCCCTTTGCCCCGGTCAATCAGCCGATGGATCTTTGGGAGGATGTCCATATGAATCTGTCGGGAGGATTGGATGCGGTGGCCCTCCCCGGATCCGGGTCGGTGAAGCTCCCCAAGCTGCCGCTGCGTCTCGATGACCACAGCTTGCCGCTTCGCCTGCAGCCTCCCCGGGTGGGGGAGGGGGGAGAGGATATCCTGCACCTGGCAGGAGTGAACCGCGAGGAAATCGACGCCCTCCGTACGGCCGGCGTACTCAGTCTTGGGGAGTTCCCCTGA
- a CDS encoding MliC family protein, with protein MKRLFRVAMVVVGCMSLLQASAAVATAAQPSFSCKKVQKGSVEALVCADEELAELDRTLAGVYVQAIAQVGEEQSASLTAEQRGWIKGRDACWKSADKRGCVQEQYTLRIAELQARYRLVPVTGPITYRCDDPEQSVFSVTFFASEPPTLIAERGVQSSLMFLAPSASGTRYAGRNESFWEHQGEAMITWGYDTPEMHCQSTVEGARP; from the coding sequence ATGAAGCGTTTGTTCCGCGTTGCAATGGTGGTGGTGGGCTGTATGAGTCTGCTGCAGGCGAGTGCTGCAGTCGCGACTGCGGCACAACCTTCCTTTAGCTGTAAGAAAGTGCAAAAGGGCAGCGTGGAGGCCCTGGTCTGCGCAGACGAGGAACTGGCAGAGCTCGACCGTACTCTGGCTGGGGTGTACGTCCAGGCCATTGCCCAGGTCGGCGAGGAACAATCCGCATCCTTGACGGCCGAGCAGCGTGGCTGGATCAAAGGGCGTGATGCGTGCTGGAAGAGTGCCGACAAACGTGGTTGTGTGCAGGAACAGTACACCCTGCGCATCGCCGAACTCCAGGCACGCTATCGGCTGGTGCCGGTCACCGGGCCGATCACCTACCGCTGTGATGATCCTGAGCAGAGCGTTTTCTCTGTCACCTTTTTTGCCTCCGAACCGCCCACGCTCATTGCCGAACGCGGTGTCCAATCCTCCCTCATGTTCCTTGCGCCAAGCGCCAGCGGAACGCGCTATGCCGGGCGTAACGAAAGTTTCTGGGAACATCAGGGAGAAGCCATGATCACCTGGGGCTACGACACGCCGGAGATGCATTGTCAGAGTACCGTCGAGGGGGCCAGGCCCTGA
- a CDS encoding lysozyme — MTRDLTQAVTLIRSFEGLGDGNPQTVNLDPYLCPAGYWTIGWGHVVLDHQGKQLKGAENKNRACAIYPAGITRAEAEVLLADDLRRFAAGVEHLLKVSLSDACFCALVSFAYNVGVGALSRSTLLRVINEGHMDEAPAQFLRWTKAGGKESAGLKRRREAEVALWHSETATASPA, encoded by the coding sequence ATGACTCGAGATCTTACCCAGGCAGTCACGTTGATTCGATCGTTTGAAGGACTTGGTGACGGCAATCCACAAACGGTCAACCTCGATCCCTATCTTTGCCCTGCGGGGTATTGGACCATCGGTTGGGGCCATGTGGTGCTGGACCACCAGGGCAAGCAGCTCAAAGGAGCGGAGAATAAAAACCGGGCCTGCGCCATTTATCCCGCTGGCATCACCAGGGCCGAGGCGGAGGTCCTGCTTGCCGACGATCTCCGTCGCTTTGCCGCCGGGGTCGAGCACCTGCTTAAGGTATCCCTCAGTGATGCCTGTTTTTGCGCACTGGTTAGTTTCGCCTACAACGTCGGGGTCGGGGCGCTGTCGCGGTCAACCCTGTTGCGGGTGATCAACGAGGGCCACATGGACGAGGCACCCGCCCAATTTCTCCGCTGGACCAAGGCAGGCGGCAAGGAGTCGGCAGGCCTGAAACGCCGCCGGGAGGCGGAGGTGGCACTGTGGCACTCTGAAACGGCCACTGCTTCGCCGGCGTGA
- a CDS encoding alpha/beta hydrolase: MLFITNRFPKGSIQTRVGRSFAFDLRNNAPSNSIFFCRRNTDGSITEVGGLNFMSELKATPYRQMLLYVHGFSNMPEDVFKAAGEFQQLCDAASAQEVLVVPIIWPCDGDFGIVQDYWDDQKSADASAPAFSRALCRFIEWRESKLNDPESSPCLKRINMLAHSMGNRVLRETLHHWNTYDLADGVPLIFRNTFLVAADIENESIHRGEKGQLICDASRNVVVYYASDDLALRSSKAANLKNKIASRRLGHSGPENMKLTPSNVYIVDCDDVNNAYDLKGHSYFRSGRTPGQPGVVFQHIFACLEKGRVFPDDPEQRTTILRE, from the coding sequence ATGCTTTTCATCACCAACCGTTTTCCCAAGGGCTCCATTCAGACGCGGGTGGGGCGCAGCTTTGCCTTTGACCTGCGCAACAACGCACCCAGCAACTCGATTTTTTTCTGCCGCCGCAACACCGATGGCAGCATCACCGAGGTCGGCGGGCTCAACTTCATGTCCGAGCTCAAGGCCACGCCGTATCGGCAGATGCTGCTCTACGTCCATGGTTTTTCCAACATGCCCGAGGATGTGTTCAAGGCAGCGGGCGAGTTTCAGCAACTCTGCGATGCCGCCTCTGCCCAGGAGGTGCTGGTGGTACCCATCATCTGGCCCTGCGACGGTGATTTCGGCATCGTCCAGGATTACTGGGACGATCAGAAATCCGCCGATGCCAGTGCCCCGGCCTTTTCCCGAGCCCTGTGCCGTTTCATCGAATGGCGCGAGTCTAAACTCAACGACCCCGAGTCGTCACCCTGCCTGAAACGAATCAACATGCTTGCCCACTCCATGGGCAACCGCGTCCTGCGCGAGACCCTGCACCACTGGAACACCTATGATCTGGCCGACGGCGTTCCCCTGATCTTCCGCAACACCTTCCTCGTGGCCGCAGACATTGAAAACGAATCGATTCACCGGGGGGAAAAGGGACAGCTGATCTGTGACGCCTCGCGCAACGTGGTGGTCTACTACGCATCCGACGACCTGGCCCTGCGCAGCAGCAAGGCGGCGAACCTCAAAAACAAGATCGCCTCCCGCCGCCTGGGCCACAGCGGCCCGGAGAACATGAAGCTCACCCCCAGCAACGTCTACATCGTTGACTGCGACGACGTCAACAATGCCTACGACCTCAAAGGGCACAGCTATTTCCGCAGCGGGCGCACCCCAGGCCAGCCGGGGGTGGTCTTTCAACATATTTTTGCATGCCTGGAAAAGGGCCGCGTCTTCCCCGATGATCCTGAACAGCGAACCACCATCCTTCGCGAGTGA
- a CDS encoding monovalent cation/H+ antiporter subunit A — MRVLACPNPEKYGFIPAEFPAARSRGKRISVPVRAASGSLLPEEYVVLLLAVVFLPLIGALLPALPMPGQGRATPALTAAIVTGLALLASVSPLLHAFAGTPLELYRPWLSQAGLDLALRMDGLGALFVLLVLGIGLLVILYGHYYLAGKRSVGRFYSLFLLFMGAMLGLVLSDNLLQLVVFWELTSLSSFFLIGFNHHKAEARSGAALALGVTGAGGLALLAGCLLLGQIGGTYRISELLLAGDLVRNHVLYLPTLSLIVLGACSKSAQFPFHFWLPRAMAAPTPVSAYLHSATMVKAGVFLLARLFPVLSGTDPWFFLVGGIGLVTLLYGAYHALFQHDLKGLLAYSTISHLGLIVLLLGIDTALAAVAAVFHIINHATFKASLFMAAGIIDHETGTRDMRLLNGLWRYMPRTATLAMVAAAAMAGVPLLNGFLSKEMFFAETLHLNLLGPLRGVEPLAATLAGIFAVAYSARFIHDVFFNGEPRDLPRYPPSEPPRFMRLPVVILVGQCLLVGIFPGLIVAPFLKLAAGAVLGTEVPPFSLAIWHGFNGPLLMSLVALVGGLALYAVRHRLFDFERKRWPGVDPLMLSRTVVDRLSRGAEILSGTLESGSLQRANVLLLFAALLALAWPLATRTTALAGPLALSPIDGLTLIGALIMMGGAILTVLWHRRRFSVLIALSVVGLMMVLSFVRFSAPDLALTQLAVELVTILLLILALFFLPRQDRAQSPPLRRGRDLCLALGLGGGVGLLTWAMLTRGVDSISGYFLANSLPGGGGANVVNVILVDFRGFDTLGEITVLAVAALGIHGLLDNLCLDSGTVEGIPSRWTDERQFLVLSRITRLLLPMALLVSIHLFLRGHNAPGGGFIAGLVTAVALILQSMASGIAWTRRQWSQRYQPLIGWGVLIAAATGLGSWLFGRPFLTSAFAHVHLPLVGEFELATAMLFDLGVYLCVVGVVLLILATLGKLNQRCAETHQGGV, encoded by the coding sequence ATGAGAGTCCTCGCTTGCCCTAACCCGGAGAAATACGGATTCATTCCCGCTGAATTCCCCGCAGCCCGGAGTAGAGGGAAAAGAATTTCGGTCCCGGTTCGTGCGGCAAGCGGTTCACTGCTGCCGGAGGAATACGTCGTGCTGCTTCTTGCTGTTGTTTTCCTGCCGTTGATCGGCGCCCTGTTGCCGGCCCTGCCGATGCCAGGTCAGGGGCGGGCCACCCCGGCGCTGACCGCGGCGATCGTCACCGGCCTGGCTCTCTTGGCCTCGGTTTCTCCGCTCCTGCACGCCTTTGCCGGTACCCCCCTGGAGTTGTACCGGCCCTGGCTGTCCCAGGCCGGGCTGGATCTGGCCCTGCGCATGGATGGGCTGGGGGCGCTGTTCGTCCTGCTGGTGCTCGGCATCGGCCTGCTGGTCATCCTCTACGGCCACTACTACCTGGCCGGGAAGCGATCGGTCGGCCGTTTTTACAGCCTGTTTCTCCTCTTCATGGGGGCCATGCTCGGCCTGGTGCTCTCCGACAATCTGCTCCAACTGGTGGTGTTCTGGGAGTTGACCTCATTGTCCTCCTTTTTCCTCATCGGCTTCAATCACCACAAGGCGGAAGCCCGAAGCGGCGCAGCCCTGGCCCTGGGTGTCACCGGCGCCGGCGGTCTGGCGCTCCTGGCCGGCTGCCTGCTCCTGGGGCAGATCGGCGGCACCTATCGCATCTCGGAGCTGCTCCTGGCCGGCGACCTGGTTCGCAACCATGTGCTCTATCTGCCGACCCTTTCGCTGATCGTCCTGGGCGCCTGCAGTAAATCGGCGCAGTTCCCCTTCCATTTCTGGCTGCCCCGGGCCATGGCTGCGCCCACTCCGGTCAGCGCCTACCTCCATTCGGCCACCATGGTCAAGGCCGGAGTCTTTCTGCTTGCCCGCCTCTTTCCGGTGCTCTCCGGGACGGATCCGTGGTTTTTCCTTGTTGGCGGCATCGGCCTGGTGACCCTGCTCTACGGGGCCTATCATGCCCTGTTTCAGCACGATCTCAAGGGCTTGCTCGCCTACTCGACCATCAGTCATCTGGGGTTGATCGTGCTTCTTTTGGGGATCGATACTGCGCTCGCCGCCGTGGCCGCAGTCTTCCATATCATCAACCATGCCACCTTCAAGGCCTCCCTGTTCATGGCGGCGGGCATCATCGACCACGAGACCGGCACCCGTGATATGCGGCTGCTCAACGGTCTCTGGCGGTATATGCCCCGCACCGCCACCCTGGCCATGGTGGCGGCTGCGGCCATGGCCGGGGTGCCGCTGCTCAACGGTTTTCTCTCCAAGGAGATGTTCTTCGCCGAGACCCTGCATCTCAACCTGCTCGGGCCGCTTCGTGGAGTGGAACCGCTGGCCGCCACCCTGGCAGGCATCTTTGCCGTGGCCTACTCCGCCCGTTTTATCCACGATGTCTTTTTCAACGGCGAGCCCAGGGACCTGCCCCGTTATCCGCCAAGTGAGCCGCCCCGGTTCATGCGGCTGCCGGTGGTGATCCTGGTTGGCCAGTGTCTGTTGGTGGGGATCTTTCCCGGCCTGATCGTGGCCCCCTTCCTCAAGCTGGCCGCCGGCGCCGTCCTCGGTACCGAGGTCCCCCCTTTCAGTCTGGCCATCTGGCATGGGTTCAATGGCCCCCTGCTGATGAGCCTGGTGGCCCTGGTGGGCGGCCTGGCACTCTATGCAGTGCGCCATCGTCTGTTCGATTTTGAGAGGAAGCGCTGGCCCGGTGTTGACCCCCTGATGCTTTCTCGAACCGTCGTTGACCGCTTGAGCCGTGGCGCAGAGATCCTCAGCGGCACCCTCGAAAGCGGCTCGTTGCAGCGGGCAAATGTCCTGCTGTTGTTCGCCGCCCTGTTGGCCCTGGCCTGGCCGTTGGCAACAAGGACCACCGCCCTTGCCGGCCCCCTGGCCCTCAGTCCCATCGACGGCCTGACCCTGATCGGGGCCCTGATCATGATGGGGGGGGCCATCCTCACTGTGCTCTGGCACCGGAGGCGTTTTTCCGTGCTGATCGCCTTAAGTGTGGTGGGACTGATGATGGTGCTGAGTTTTGTCCGTTTCTCGGCACCGGACCTGGCCCTGACCCAACTGGCAGTGGAACTGGTGACCATTTTGCTGCTGATCCTGGCCCTGTTTTTTCTCCCCCGGCAGGACCGAGCCCAGTCCCCGCCATTACGGCGGGGCCGTGACCTCTGCCTTGCCCTTGGGCTTGGGGGAGGAGTCGGTCTGCTCACCTGGGCCATGCTCACCCGAGGGGTGGATTCCATTTCCGGGTATTTTCTTGCCAACAGCCTCCCCGGAGGCGGCGGGGCCAATGTGGTCAATGTCATCCTGGTCGATTTTCGCGGTTTCGACACCCTGGGTGAGATCACTGTGCTCGCGGTGGCGGCTCTCGGCATCCACGGCCTGCTCGACAATCTCTGCCTGGATTCCGGTACGGTGGAGGGCATACCGTCTCGCTGGACCGATGAGCGCCAGTTTCTGGTGCTTTCCCGCATCACCCGTCTGCTTCTCCCCATGGCCCTCTTGGTGTCGATCCACCTCTTTCTCCGCGGCCATAACGCTCCGGGCGGCGGTTTTATTGCCGGTCTGGTCACGGCAGTAGCCCTGATCCTCCAGTCCATGGCCAGCGGTATCGCCTGGACGCGGCGTCAATGGAGCCAACGGTACCAACCGCTGATCGGTTGGGGGGTGTTGATCGCAGCCGCCACCGGCTTGGGATCCTGGCTCTTCGGACGCCCCTTCCTCACCTCCGCCTTTGCCCATGTGCATCTGCCCCTGGTCGGCGAGTTCGAACTGGCCACGGCCATGCTCTTCGATCTCGGCGTCTACCTCTGCGTGGTCGGCGTGGTCCTGCTGATCCTGGCCACGCTGGGGAAATTGAATCAACGCTGCGCCGAGACGCACCAAGGAGGTGTCTGA
- a CDS encoding Na+/H+ antiporter subunit C: protein MELLAALTVSVLVACGVYLLLRGRTFPVVVGLSLLSYAVNLFLFFSGRLLGEVPPLVGQTASQGTVADPLPQALVLTAIVIGFGMTAFVLILALRARGELGTDHVDGKEEGR, encoded by the coding sequence ATGGAACTGCTGGCTGCTTTGACTGTGTCGGTTCTCGTTGCCTGCGGGGTCTATCTCCTCCTGCGAGGGCGAACTTTTCCGGTGGTGGTGGGGCTCTCCCTGCTCTCCTATGCGGTCAATCTCTTTCTCTTTTTCTCGGGCCGACTCCTGGGAGAGGTGCCTCCCCTGGTGGGCCAAACAGCCAGCCAAGGGACGGTCGCCGATCCCTTGCCCCAGGCCCTGGTGCTCACCGCCATTGTCATCGGTTTCGGCATGACCGCCTTTGTCCTCATCCTCGCCCTGCGCGCCCGGGGCGAACTCGGCACCGACCATGTGGACGGCAAGGAGGAGGGGCGATGA
- a CDS encoding monovalent cation/H+ antiporter subunit D, whose product MNHWLVLPLLLPLLAGMVNLLLGRERIRQQRWVSIAVFSAVLAVAINLLASAGNGTPQVYRLGNWPPPFGIVLVLDRLSGLLLVTASLLALLSLLHAVRGGDGLGPSFHVFFPLQLLGINGAFLTGDLFNLFVFFEILLIASYCLALYGGGGQRVRAGLHYVVLNLVGSALFLLALGTLYGILGTLNMADMAVKIAAAGADSAFLLQAGGMLLLVVFALKGAIVPLNGWLSPLYGAVTPPVAALFAVMTKVGIYAILRVTTLIFPAQGVVGRVIAGLLPPLALLTLAAGGLGLLAAARLRNLISALVILSVGTLLAGIGTMNAQGLTAALYYLPHTTLVSGGLYLLTDHLARQRGAWEDRLVRGTAPVQARLGGLFLLGAVAAGGLPPLAGFLGKLMLLRAVDPVEGKWLWGLVLGGGLVSLVGLSRAGIRLFWGGGSTSEGEDPVGWLRLLPAALLLATSLAMTLAAAPLGKYAEATAHQLLSPQAYIQAVLGGPNKGEQR is encoded by the coding sequence ATGAACCACTGGCTTGTCCTGCCGCTGCTTCTTCCATTGCTTGCGGGGATGGTCAACCTGCTCCTAGGCAGAGAGAGGATTCGTCAGCAGCGCTGGGTCTCCATCGCCGTGTTCAGCGCGGTTCTTGCGGTTGCGATCAATCTTTTGGCCAGCGCCGGCAATGGCACGCCGCAGGTCTATCGCCTCGGCAACTGGCCGCCTCCCTTTGGCATCGTCCTGGTGCTGGACCGTTTGAGCGGCCTGCTGCTGGTGACCGCCTCCCTCCTGGCCCTGCTCAGCCTGCTCCACGCGGTCCGGGGTGGGGATGGTCTCGGTCCCTCTTTTCATGTGTTTTTTCCGCTGCAGCTGTTGGGGATCAACGGCGCCTTTCTCACCGGCGACCTGTTCAATCTTTTTGTGTTCTTTGAAATTCTCCTCATCGCTTCCTACTGTTTGGCCCTCTACGGCGGCGGGGGGCAACGGGTGCGTGCCGGGCTGCACTATGTGGTGCTCAACCTGGTCGGCTCCGCCCTGTTTCTGCTCGCCCTGGGCACCCTGTACGGCATCCTGGGAACCCTCAACATGGCGGATATGGCGGTGAAGATTGCAGCGGCCGGAGCTGACTCCGCCTTTCTCCTTCAGGCCGGAGGAATGCTGCTGCTGGTGGTCTTTGCACTCAAGGGGGCGATAGTGCCCTTGAACGGCTGGCTCTCGCCCCTCTACGGGGCGGTGACTCCCCCGGTGGCGGCGCTGTTTGCGGTGATGACCAAGGTGGGGATTTATGCCATTTTGCGTGTCACCACCCTGATCTTTCCCGCACAGGGAGTGGTGGGTAGGGTCATTGCCGGTCTGTTGCCGCCTCTGGCCCTGCTGACCCTCGCCGCCGGTGGACTGGGCCTGCTTGCCGCGGCTCGGCTGCGCAATCTGATCAGTGCGCTGGTGATCCTCTCGGTCGGCACCCTGCTGGCGGGAATCGGCACGATGAACGCTCAGGGGCTGACAGCCGCCCTCTACTATCTGCCGCACACCACCCTGGTCAGCGGCGGTCTCTATCTGTTGACTGATCACCTGGCCCGTCAGCGGGGCGCCTGGGAGGATCGGTTGGTACGGGGGACGGCACCGGTGCAGGCCCGTCTCGGCGGTCTCTTTCTTTTGGGTGCGGTTGCCGCCGGAGGCCTGCCGCCGCTTGCCGGGTTCCTTGGGAAGCTGATGCTCTTGCGCGCGGTGGATCCGGTCGAAGGAAAATGGTTGTGGGGGCTTGTTCTTGGCGGTGGTTTGGTCTCGCTGGTTGGCTTAAGTCGTGCCGGAATTCGTCTCTTCTGGGGCGGAGGATCGACCTCGGAGGGAGAGGATCCGGTCGGTTGGCTCCGGCTGCTGCCCGCCGCTCTGCTGTTGGCAACCAGCCTGGCCATGACCCTTGCTGCCGCTCCCCTCGGCAAGTATGCCGAGGCCACGGCCCACCAATTGCTGAGCCCCCAGGCGTATATCCAGGCTGTGCTCGGTGGCCCGAATAAGGGAGAACAACGATGA
- a CDS encoding Na+/H+ antiporter subunit E, with product MKRFLPRPLMSLCLWLVWLLLAESAAPAHLLLGGALGLGVPLFTARFWPDPSGLRRPLLLVPYLGILLWDIVVANLVVARLILGPVDRLRPAFIRLPLDLEQDMAIVVLAHTISLTPGTVSIHLSTDRRVLLIHALDVDDEAQLITRIKKRYEQPLKEIFAC from the coding sequence ATGAAACGCTTCCTGCCCCGGCCCCTGATGAGTCTCTGCCTGTGGCTGGTGTGGCTGCTGCTGGCCGAATCCGCGGCACCAGCTCACCTGCTTCTCGGGGGAGCGCTCGGCCTGGGTGTGCCCCTGTTTACCGCCCGTTTCTGGCCCGATCCTTCCGGTCTTCGCCGGCCGCTGCTGCTGGTTCCCTACCTGGGGATCCTGCTCTGGGATATCGTTGTCGCCAACCTGGTCGTGGCCCGCCTCATCCTCGGGCCGGTTGATCGCCTGCGGCCGGCCTTTATCCGTTTGCCCCTGGATCTGGAGCAGGATATGGCCATAGTCGTTTTGGCCCACACCATTTCCCTGACCCCGGGCACGGTGTCCATCCACCTGAGCACGGATAGGCGGGTCCTGCTCATTCATGCCCTGGATGTCGATGACGAGGCCCAACTGATCACCCGTATCAAAAAGCGCTACGAACAACCGCTCAAGGAGATCTTCGCATGCTGA
- a CDS encoding K+/H+ antiporter subunit F — MLNIAVSFAFACIGIGLLCNFWRLVRGPRHTDRILALDTMYVNTTALLVLLGIHLNRSAYFEAALLIALMGFVGTVALSKYLLRGDIIE; from the coding sequence ATGCTGAACATCGCCGTCTCTTTTGCCTTTGCCTGCATCGGCATTGGCCTGCTGTGCAACTTTTGGCGTCTTGTCCGTGGTCCCCGGCACACCGACCGCATCCTCGCCCTGGATACGATGTACGTCAATACCACCGCCCTGCTGGTGTTGCTGGGAATACACCTCAATCGGAGCGCCTACTTCGAGGCAGCCCTGCTCATCGCCCTGATGGGTTTTGTCGGGACGGTGGCCCTGTCGAAATATCTGTTGCGCGGCGACATCATCGAGTGA
- a CDS encoding Na+/H+ antiporter subunit G, translating into MLLDLSVALFLLIGGGFLLIGSIGLLRLPDLFMRLHGPTKATTLGLGGILIGSMLHFGGRGGGLSLHELLITLFIFTTAPISAYLVGRAGLHLHGYDGERNR; encoded by the coding sequence ATGTTGCTTGATTTGTCTGTTGCCCTGTTTCTCTTGATCGGCGGCGGTTTCCTTCTCATCGGCTCGATCGGTTTGCTTCGCCTTCCCGACCTGTTCATGCGCTTGCATGGTCCGACCAAGGCGACCACCCTGGGGCTCGGCGGCATCCTCATTGGTTCCATGCTCCATTTCGGAGGCCGGGGGGGCGGGTTGAGCCTCCATGAGCTGCTCATCACCCTGTTCATCTTCACCACCGCCCCGATCAGCGCCTACCTGGTCGGCCGGGCCGGTTTGCATCTCCACGGTTATGATGGTGAACGAAATCGCTGA